In one window of Pseudodesulfovibrio sediminis DNA:
- a CDS encoding DctP family TRAP transporter solute-binding subunit yields MKTMKKIGLTLTLCASILMLAQVALAAKVLKMHHLNKNGAFDNPSGAAAVVFKNLVESGTNGSVTVQIFPSGQLGKDAEVVQQVKAGIIQLGVHSVGGVGSVYPMISVLDVPFAFPNHAVAYEVLDGPFGQKLGADITAKTGLKTLGFSDSGGFFQFTNSKRPIKTLEDMKGLKIRTMGLETHKKLVASLGAQPVSIAWSEVYTSLQTGVADGQMNPVPIVEFAKLYEVQKYLTISNHLFAPHVWLMNADFYNSLSESERTVVESAAKTAIVVSRGIANAIEASDRGLPFLSEKMEVYTLPEAEKARFRAASLPVIKEYLEGAFGEEGKAMLTAFLDAIAKASK; encoded by the coding sequence ATGAAAACCATGAAAAAAATCGGTTTGACGCTCACCCTGTGCGCATCCATCCTGATGCTCGCCCAGGTTGCCCTGGCAGCCAAAGTGCTCAAAATGCACCACCTGAACAAGAACGGTGCCTTTGACAACCCGTCCGGCGCTGCCGCCGTTGTCTTCAAGAACCTCGTGGAATCCGGCACCAACGGTTCCGTCACGGTACAGATCTTCCCCAGCGGCCAGCTCGGCAAGGACGCTGAAGTCGTCCAGCAGGTCAAGGCCGGCATCATCCAGCTCGGCGTGCACTCCGTGGGCGGCGTGGGCAGTGTATACCCCATGATCTCCGTGCTCGACGTGCCCTTCGCCTTCCCCAACCACGCCGTCGCCTATGAAGTTCTGGACGGGCCCTTCGGCCAGAAACTCGGCGCTGACATCACCGCCAAGACCGGTCTCAAGACCCTGGGCTTCAGCGACTCCGGCGGATTCTTCCAGTTCACCAACTCCAAGCGCCCCATCAAGACCCTGGAAGACATGAAGGGCCTCAAGATCCGCACCATGGGTCTGGAGACACACAAGAAGCTGGTTGCCAGCCTGGGCGCACAGCCCGTGTCCATTGCCTGGTCCGAGGTCTACACCTCCCTGCAGACCGGCGTTGCCGACGGCCAGATGAACCCGGTGCCCATCGTGGAATTCGCCAAGCTGTATGAAGTCCAGAAGTACCTGACCATCTCCAACCACCTGTTCGCTCCCCATGTCTGGCTCATGAACGCCGACTTCTACAACTCCCTGAGCGAGTCCGAGCGTACCGTTGTCGAAAGCGCAGCCAAGACCGCCATCGTGGTCAGCCGTGGTATCGCCAACGCCATCGAGGCATCTGATCGCGGCCTGCCTTTCCTGAGTGAAAAGATGGAAGTCTACACCCTGCCCGAGGCCGAGAAAGCCCGCTTCCGCGCCGCTTCTCTGCCTGTGATCAAGGAATACCTCGAAGGCGCCTTCGGTGAAGAAGGCAAGGCAATGCTCACCGCATTCCTCGACGCCATCGCCAAGGCATCCAAGTAA
- a CDS encoding TRAP transporter large permease, giving the protein MIAVVIAFFGLLIIGVPIGFVLGIAGVLGLYQIGGDQFLVMAPKRFFEGLDLFTFMAMPFFILAGETMNRVGMTKKLADFADALVGYMRGGLAHSNMLASVLFAGMTGAAVSDTAAFGNTLVPAMVKQGYTRPFACAVTAAGSIIGPTIPPSNLMVIYGSLAGVSIAGLFAAGILPGILICVLCMALIVALSRKLNLPKSSDGPSLSVILRSFKGSIIALIMPAIILGGILGGIVTPTEAAAIAVFYAFFVGIVIERTLTFDIVIDMLIKTARITGMVFLIIASASILSWWMTFMQIPQQIADGFLSLSTTPWVIKGMILAMLLAIGMFMDINAALIILTPMLGTLTASIGMNPVHAGVVIVLALNISLMTPPVGACLFVLSSVTGESIEKISASLWPFILVEVGILLLITYFDDLAMFFPNMLLNL; this is encoded by the coding sequence ATGATCGCCGTCGTCATAGCATTTTTCGGCCTGCTCATCATCGGCGTTCCCATCGGGTTCGTCCTCGGCATCGCAGGCGTGCTCGGCCTCTACCAGATTGGTGGAGATCAATTCCTGGTCATGGCTCCCAAACGATTTTTCGAAGGCCTCGATCTCTTCACCTTCATGGCCATGCCCTTTTTCATCCTGGCTGGCGAAACCATGAACCGGGTCGGCATGACCAAAAAACTGGCGGACTTTGCCGACGCGCTGGTCGGGTACATGCGCGGCGGTCTGGCCCACTCGAACATGCTCGCATCAGTCCTGTTCGCGGGCATGACCGGCGCCGCGGTCTCCGATACCGCAGCCTTCGGCAACACGCTGGTCCCGGCCATGGTCAAACAGGGCTACACCCGCCCCTTTGCCTGCGCGGTCACGGCGGCCGGGTCCATCATCGGCCCCACCATCCCGCCGTCCAACCTCATGGTCATCTACGGCTCGCTGGCCGGTGTCTCCATTGCCGGACTGTTTGCCGCAGGCATCCTGCCGGGCATCCTGATCTGCGTCCTGTGCATGGCGCTCATCGTGGCCTTGAGCCGAAAGCTCAACCTGCCCAAGAGCAGCGACGGCCCCAGCCTGAGCGTCATCCTGCGCAGCTTCAAGGGATCCATCATCGCCCTGATCATGCCCGCCATCATCCTCGGCGGCATCCTCGGCGGCATCGTCACTCCCACAGAAGCGGCCGCCATTGCGGTCTTCTACGCCTTCTTCGTGGGGATCGTGATCGAGCGCACCCTGACCTTCGACATTGTCATCGACATGCTCATCAAGACCGCCCGCATCACGGGCATGGTCTTCTTGATCATCGCCTCCGCGTCCATCCTGAGCTGGTGGATGACCTTCATGCAGATTCCCCAGCAGATCGCTGACGGGTTCCTGTCCCTGTCCACCACGCCATGGGTCATCAAGGGCATGATCCTGGCCATGCTGCTCGCCATCGGCATGTTCATGGACATCAACGCGGCCCTGATCATCCTTACACCCATGCTCGGCACGCTGACCGCCTCCATCGGCATGAACCCCGTACACGCGGGTGTGGTCATCGTCCTTGCTCTGAATATCTCGCTCATGACGCCTCCGGTCGGCGCCTGTCTCTTTGTCCTTTCCTCGGTCACGGGTGAAAGCATCGAAAAGATCAGCGCCTCCCTGTGGCCCTTTATACTCGTCGAAGTGGGCATCCTTCTGCTGATCACCTACTTCGATGATCTGGCCATGTTCTTTCCCAATATGCTTCTGAACCTTTAA
- a CDS encoding TRAP transporter small permease, translated as MKEHDSSSTLISAARTLEQIAYRINYVTERVCALLVAAMIGVVWFGIVERYALALGVTWTEELARYIMIWAALLAVPCCAYRREHIGLDLVFSRISREKQRYARLLLDAIGLCFFLFLAYYGISMAKQGAHQFATIFGMTMLVPFISVPVTAVLTAFQILATMVRDTIGLEPLFVKKEAAA; from the coding sequence ATGAAAGAACATGACTCCTCTTCCACGCTTATCAGCGCGGCCCGAACACTCGAACAGATCGCCTACCGCATCAACTATGTGACCGAGCGCGTCTGCGCGCTGCTGGTTGCGGCCATGATCGGTGTTGTCTGGTTCGGTATTGTCGAACGGTATGCCCTGGCCCTTGGCGTGACCTGGACCGAAGAACTCGCCCGATACATAATGATATGGGCCGCACTGCTGGCCGTTCCCTGTTGCGCCTACCGCAGGGAGCACATCGGCCTGGATCTGGTTTTCTCGCGGATATCCCGGGAAAAGCAACGCTATGCCCGGCTGCTTCTGGATGCCATCGGCCTGTGCTTCTTTCTCTTCCTGGCCTACTACGGCATATCCATGGCCAAACAGGGCGCGCACCAGTTCGCCACCATCTTCGGCATGACCATGCTCGTGCCGTTCATCTCCGTTCCGGTGACCGCCGTACTGACCGCCTTCCAGATTCTCGCCACCATGGTGCGCGACACCATCGGCCTCGAACCACTCTTCGTGAAGAAGGAGGCAGCAGCATGA
- a CDS encoding sigma 54-interacting transcriptional regulator, translating to MQTVPEDLWGISMAAGKYAAVISKVLRVDVEIVDSHLYRVAGTGRFAGTVGKQMSAASGVYQQVLKTGRPLVIREPGFSEFCTNCPNWQSCDETFEMSTPILYNGTVVGVIGFVCFSEEQKDHIEDNFDIFFDFLSQMADLLASKVVESMEYARSRALGELLETVVDKVDEGVLLLSADGHIVRSNRAAQQILDFSLAEQESIRVTLERGPGRVLQYTEYTIHLGEGRYDVAGKEYALQHGDSTCMFMFRDAQVMHDDALRLTSSHERLGLDAILGTSEVIVSLKEQVARFADSSSSVLVTGESGTGKELVARALNEEGGRKDGPFVAINCGAIPETLLESELFGYVGGAFTGANPKGKMGRFEQADGGTLFLDEIGDMPLHLQAKMLRALEQREVTRLGATTPTAIDVRIVSATNRNLEEMVFNGTFREDLFYRLNVIPIHIPPLRERPRDIHLLAKVFLEQSMGRLDKEILTIKESFWSTVSEYHWPGNVRELQNSIEYVANVVDTHAVITRESLPAKVRSGIQESRFVDYNLETMERNLIQQALTAYGDEGGTKAAKELVAAKLGIGVATLYRKIKKYGFE from the coding sequence ATGCAAACAGTGCCCGAGGATCTGTGGGGCATCAGCATGGCCGCCGGAAAATATGCGGCTGTCATATCCAAGGTCTTGCGCGTGGATGTGGAGATCGTGGACAGCCATCTTTACAGGGTCGCGGGCACCGGGCGTTTTGCCGGGACGGTTGGCAAACAGATGTCCGCGGCCAGCGGGGTCTATCAGCAGGTGCTCAAGACCGGGCGTCCGCTGGTCATCCGGGAACCGGGGTTCTCGGAGTTCTGCACGAACTGCCCCAACTGGCAGTCCTGTGACGAAACCTTCGAGATGAGCACGCCGATCCTCTACAACGGTACTGTGGTGGGCGTGATCGGTTTTGTCTGCTTTTCCGAAGAGCAGAAGGACCATATCGAGGATAATTTCGACATCTTTTTCGATTTTCTGTCCCAGATGGCTGATCTGCTGGCCTCAAAGGTTGTCGAATCCATGGAATACGCCCGCAGTCGGGCCTTGGGCGAATTGCTGGAAACCGTGGTCGACAAGGTGGACGAGGGGGTTCTGTTGCTCTCTGCGGACGGACACATCGTCCGCTCAAATCGGGCGGCGCAGCAGATTCTGGATTTTTCCCTTGCGGAGCAGGAGTCCATCCGGGTGACGCTGGAGCGCGGCCCCGGTCGGGTGCTGCAATACACCGAGTACACCATTCATCTCGGTGAAGGCCGCTACGACGTGGCGGGCAAGGAGTATGCCCTGCAACATGGAGACAGCACCTGCATGTTCATGTTTCGCGATGCGCAGGTCATGCATGACGATGCCCTGCGTCTGACGTCGTCCCATGAACGTCTGGGGCTGGACGCGATCCTCGGCACGTCGGAAGTCATCGTGTCTCTCAAGGAGCAGGTGGCCCGGTTCGCCGACTCCTCGTCTTCGGTGCTGGTGACGGGCGAGAGCGGCACCGGCAAGGAGCTGGTCGCCCGTGCCCTTAACGAGGAAGGTGGACGCAAGGACGGCCCTTTTGTGGCCATCAACTGCGGGGCCATCCCGGAGACGCTGCTGGAAAGCGAGCTGTTCGGGTATGTTGGCGGGGCGTTCACCGGAGCCAATCCCAAGGGAAAGATGGGGCGGTTTGAACAGGCGGACGGCGGGACGTTGTTTCTCGATGAAATCGGCGATATGCCATTGCATTTGCAGGCCAAGATGTTGCGTGCGCTCGAACAGCGTGAGGTCACCCGTCTCGGTGCCACTACCCCCACTGCCATTGACGTGCGGATAGTCTCCGCCACCAACCGTAACCTTGAGGAGATGGTGTTCAACGGCACCTTTCGCGAAGATCTGTTTTATCGCCTGAATGTCATCCCCATCCATATCCCGCCCCTGCGCGAGCGGCCGCGTGATATCCATCTGCTGGCCAAGGTGTTTCTGGAGCAGAGCATGGGAAGATTGGACAAGGAAATCCTGACAATTAAAGAGAGCTTCTGGAGCACGGTGAGCGAATATCACTGGCCGGGCAATGTGCGTGAACTCCAGAACTCCATCGAATACGTGGCCAATGTCGTGGACACGCACGCGGTGATCACGCGGGAAAGCCTGCCTGCCAAGGTTCGCTCCGGCATTCAGGAGTCCCGGTTTGTTGATTACAACCTGGAGACCATGGAACGCAATCTTATCCAGCAGGCCCTCACCGCCTACGGCGACGAGGGCGGAACCAAGGCAGCCAAGGAGCTGGTTGCCGCCAAGCTGGGCATCGGCGTCGCCACCCTGTACCGGAAGATCAAGAAGTACGGCTTTGAGTAG
- the hydA gene encoding dihydropyrimidinase, with protein sequence MKTLIKNGMVVNADESRRADLMIQDGTILTVGTDLNPEQGCRVIDAQGLLVMPGGIDPHTHLEMPVGDIRTADGFENGGRAALSGGTTTIIDFVNPKRSQSYLEAFDQWKERAANATCNYSFHVTVTWLDEKAEQEIRLLAKDHGVNSFKHFTTYRDTIMLDPDKLLRSFSLARELGCLCTVHAENDEIIRYLQHKLLAKKITHPKGHVLSRPPIAEGEATNRAIALAKVAGVPLYIVHMSCAEALRAVITARESGQEVYAESLCGHLLLDESVYYHKDPEVAARYVMSPPYRSAEHRDALWDGFKAGHIQTTGSDNCTFTQAERNRGLHDFTKIPNGSPGLEDRMRIIWSEGVVSGRLTQEEFVAVTSTNAAKIFNIYPNKGVITPGADADIVLWDPEAQHTVSAATHMQAIDYSIFEGMTFTGSPHTTILGGEVVFAAGQVTALAGQGKYIARPARQRIPHCHS encoded by the coding sequence ATGAAAACATTGATCAAGAACGGCATGGTCGTCAATGCAGACGAGAGTCGCCGCGCTGACCTAATGATTCAGGACGGCACCATCCTCACCGTGGGCACGGACCTGAACCCTGAACAAGGGTGCAGGGTCATCGACGCACAAGGCCTGCTCGTCATGCCCGGCGGCATCGACCCCCACACGCACCTAGAGATGCCCGTGGGCGACATCCGTACTGCCGACGGCTTTGAAAACGGCGGACGGGCCGCCCTGTCCGGCGGGACCACCACGATCATTGATTTCGTCAATCCCAAACGGAGCCAGTCCTATCTGGAAGCGTTCGACCAATGGAAAGAACGAGCCGCTAACGCCACCTGCAATTACTCGTTCCACGTGACGGTCACCTGGCTTGACGAGAAGGCGGAACAGGAAATCCGCCTTCTGGCCAAAGACCACGGCGTCAACTCGTTCAAGCATTTCACCACCTACCGTGACACGATCATGCTCGACCCAGACAAGCTGCTCCGGAGCTTCTCTCTGGCGCGCGAACTGGGGTGCCTCTGCACCGTGCACGCAGAAAACGACGAGATCATACGTTACCTGCAACACAAACTGCTGGCCAAGAAAATCACCCATCCCAAGGGGCATGTGCTCTCGCGCCCTCCCATTGCCGAAGGCGAAGCCACCAACCGTGCCATCGCACTGGCCAAGGTCGCGGGGGTGCCCCTGTATATCGTGCACATGAGCTGCGCCGAGGCGCTGCGGGCAGTGATCACGGCCCGCGAATCCGGGCAGGAAGTGTACGCCGAGAGCCTGTGCGGCCACCTGCTGCTCGATGAATCCGTCTATTACCACAAAGATCCGGAAGTGGCGGCGCGGTATGTCATGAGCCCCCCGTACAGGAGCGCCGAACACAGGGACGCGCTCTGGGACGGGTTCAAGGCAGGGCATATCCAGACCACGGGCAGCGACAACTGTACGTTCACCCAAGCGGAAAGAAACCGGGGATTGCATGATTTCACCAAAATCCCGAACGGCTCACCGGGTCTGGAAGACAGGATGCGTATCATCTGGAGCGAAGGGGTCGTCTCCGGGCGATTGACTCAGGAGGAGTTCGTTGCCGTCACCTCCACCAACGCGGCAAAGATATTCAACATCTATCCGAACAAGGGCGTCATCACCCCCGGTGCGGACGCCGACATCGTGCTCTGGGACCCCGAGGCCCAACACACGGTTTCAGCCGCAACCCACATGCAGGCCATTGATTACAGCATCTTCGAGGGCATGACGTTCACAGGCTCACCGCACACGACCATACTGGGCGGCGAAGTTGTGTTTGCGGCCGGACAGGTCACGGCACTGGCTGGACAGGGCAAATACATCGCGCGACCGGCACGTCAACGCATCCCGCACTGTCACAGCTAG
- a CDS encoding ABC transporter permease — protein MRINGWAALRGYTFVVYGFVYLPIMLMGLFSLNSSDLIAFPLTGFTLDWYNQILHDERIFKGLLTTMSVAFPVTIITTVFGSMAALVLTRHQFKGKVAFLALLVLPFFVPKLIFAIAQVTFLNDIGIHKGLYTVWISQALIILPFVTIIIASVLFRIDKRLEEASGDLGATPWQTFCRVTLPLMKNGIMAGSFISFVLSNAEYTVSYFTSGRAQPLSVLVASDFRFNLSPSLNALAMLIVVFNILVIVVSEWFRRRGVQPE, from the coding sequence ATGCGTATCAACGGCTGGGCCGCCCTGCGCGGCTACACCTTCGTGGTCTATGGCTTTGTCTATCTTCCCATCATGCTCATGGGACTGTTCTCACTCAACTCGTCCGACCTCATAGCCTTCCCGCTCACGGGGTTCACGCTGGACTGGTACAATCAGATCCTGCATGACGAGCGCATCTTCAAGGGGCTGCTCACCACCATGTCCGTGGCCTTTCCGGTGACCATCATCACCACGGTCTTCGGCAGCATGGCCGCGCTGGTCCTGACCCGCCACCAGTTCAAAGGCAAGGTCGCGTTCCTGGCTCTGCTGGTGCTCCCCTTCTTCGTGCCCAAGCTCATCTTTGCCATCGCACAGGTCACGTTCCTCAATGATATCGGTATCCACAAGGGGCTGTATACGGTCTGGATATCCCAGGCGCTCATCATCCTTCCCTTTGTCACCATCATCATCGCATCCGTTCTCTTCAGGATAGACAAACGACTGGAAGAGGCGTCCGGCGACCTCGGAGCAACCCCGTGGCAGACGTTCTGCCGCGTGACGCTCCCCCTGATGAAGAACGGCATCATGGCAGGCTCGTTCATCTCCTTTGTGCTCTCCAACGCGGAGTATACGGTATCCTACTTCACCAGCGGACGGGCACAACCGCTGTCCGTGCTCGTGGCCTCGGACTTCCGGTTCAACCTCTCACCCAGCCTGAACGCGCTGGCCATGCTCATTGTTGTCTTCAACATTCTGGTCATCGTGGTCAGTGAATGGTTCCGCCGCCGCGGCGTGCAGCCAGAGTAG
- a CDS encoding ABC transporter permease, which translates to MSLKRIDMKRRLSLLALTGPNIVFICLFCAAPLAVLFSYSFYQVDFVSIIREPSWDNYIRVAENATYRGLILKALLYGIVIASLCATIAYPLALYIAKKVKVYKAALLTLLLIPLYTGDLIRIFAWRVVLGAEGVLNSLLMWLGIIHEPIWALLFSPFATIVVLTYNYLPFMVLPLWAAFEALDNSYIEAAMDLGCRNLSVFFKVVLPLTGAGLVAGFLMVFVLVVGDYLTPQLIGGSSGITVTSAIHDMFGAAFDWPTGSALAWLLLLSMALFVTLVTYAFYKSPWGRGVRGAK; encoded by the coding sequence ATGAGCCTGAAACGAATCGACATGAAACGCCGGTTGTCGCTGCTCGCGCTCACCGGTCCCAACATCGTCTTCATCTGTCTCTTTTGCGCTGCACCCCTTGCGGTGCTCTTCAGCTACAGCTTTTACCAGGTCGATTTCGTCAGCATCATCCGCGAACCGTCATGGGACAACTATATCCGGGTGGCCGAGAACGCCACCTACCGCGGTCTGATACTCAAGGCCCTCCTGTACGGCATTGTCATCGCCTCACTGTGCGCGACCATCGCCTACCCACTGGCCCTCTACATTGCGAAGAAGGTCAAGGTATACAAGGCGGCCCTGCTGACGTTGCTGCTGATTCCGCTGTACACGGGTGATCTGATCCGCATTTTTGCCTGGCGCGTGGTCCTCGGCGCAGAGGGCGTGCTCAACTCGCTACTCATGTGGCTGGGCATCATCCACGAACCCATCTGGGCCCTGCTCTTCAGCCCGTTTGCGACCATCGTGGTCCTGACCTACAACTACCTGCCCTTCATGGTGTTGCCGCTCTGGGCCGCATTCGAGGCCCTGGACAACTCGTATATCGAAGCGGCCATGGACCTCGGCTGCCGCAACCTGTCCGTCTTTTTCAAGGTCGTGCTCCCCCTGACTGGCGCAGGGCTGGTGGCCGGATTTCTCATGGTCTTCGTGCTGGTTGTGGGCGACTACCTGACCCCGCAGCTCATCGGCGGATCATCCGGCATCACCGTGACCAGCGCCATTCACGACATGTTCGGCGCGGCCTTTGACTGGCCCACCGGCTCGGCGCTTGCATGGCTCCTGCTCCTGAGCATGGCGCTGTTCGTCACCCTCGTGACCTATGCGTTCTACAAATCCCCTTGGGGGCGTGGCGTCCGGGGGGCGAAATAA
- a CDS encoding ABC transporter ATP-binding protein, giving the protein MANAHKTASASSILLEARSLTKDYGSFRAVHGVNFDIPDNCFVTILGPSGCGKTTILRMIGGFESVTDGSLVLQGEPLMGVMPYERPINTVFQNYALFPHLRVGENVAFGLNLRKLPKDDVERRVDRALETVKMQSLTRRYPSQLSGGQQQRVALARAFVNEPKLLLLDEPLGALDLKMRRHMQVELKDLQQRLRMSFLYVTHDQEEAFALSDIIIVMNGGHIEQIGSPEEIYHSPSNAYVADFIGGANLIQGSIVSRDDATGQATIETSIGTVEAQCSDAVCMGQDACLCIRAEDTQPIGEPEPNTLAFKAIVTHVVFQGSVKLVETEVAGQKIVARLNHDIPASVGEAITLAVPHHRIRVVHGTPPEGGSAL; this is encoded by the coding sequence ATGGCAAACGCTCACAAGACGGCTTCAGCCTCCAGCATTCTGCTGGAGGCTCGAAGCCTCACCAAGGACTACGGCTCATTCCGCGCTGTTCACGGAGTCAATTTTGACATCCCAGATAATTGTTTCGTCACAATTCTAGGCCCTTCCGGCTGCGGAAAAACAACCATTCTTCGCATGATCGGCGGTTTCGAATCCGTGACCGACGGCAGCCTGGTCCTGCAAGGGGAACCACTCATGGGCGTCATGCCTTACGAGCGCCCCATCAATACTGTCTTTCAGAACTACGCTCTCTTCCCGCACCTTCGGGTGGGCGAAAACGTGGCCTTCGGGCTCAACCTGCGCAAGCTGCCCAAGGACGATGTCGAACGGCGCGTTGACCGTGCACTGGAAACAGTCAAGATGCAGTCGTTGACTCGCCGCTACCCCTCGCAACTTTCCGGCGGACAGCAGCAGCGCGTCGCCCTGGCCCGCGCCTTTGTGAATGAGCCGAAGCTCCTGCTGCTCGATGAACCGCTGGGTGCGCTGGACCTGAAAATGCGCCGCCACATGCAGGTGGAGCTCAAGGATCTGCAGCAGCGCCTCCGCATGAGTTTCCTCTATGTCACCCATGACCAGGAGGAAGCCTTTGCGCTCAGTGACATCATCATCGTCATGAACGGCGGACACATAGAGCAGATCGGTTCCCCGGAAGAGATCTACCACTCTCCATCCAACGCCTATGTGGCCGATTTCATCGGTGGCGCCAACCTCATCCAGGGTTCCATCGTCTCCAGAGATGACGCCACGGGGCAGGCGACCATCGAGACCTCCATCGGCACGGTGGAGGCGCAATGCAGTGACGCCGTCTGCATGGGACAGGATGCCTGCCTGTGCATCCGGGCCGAAGACACCCAGCCCATAGGGGAACCGGAGCCCAACACCCTTGCATTCAAGGCAATCGTTACACACGTCGTCTTTCAGGGCAGCGTCAAACTGGTCGAGACCGAGGTCGCAGGGCAAAAGATCGTTGCCCGCCTGAATCACGACATCCCGGCTTCGGTCGGGGAAGCCATCACCCTCGCCGTACCGCACCATCGCATCCGCGTGGTCCACGGCACACCTCCGGAGGGAGGCAGCGCATTATGA